In Collimonas arenae, a single genomic region encodes these proteins:
- the gcvH gene encoding glycine cleavage system protein GcvH, which produces MSQVKYTVEHEWLRVEADGLVTVGITDFAQGHLGDLVFVQLPEVGAELAKGDEAAVIESVKAASEIMMPVAGVVTEINETLADEPGKINEDPLGAGWFFKMKVNDAAELNSLMDEAAYAAMIKGQA; this is translated from the coding sequence ATGAGTCAGGTTAAATATACGGTTGAGCATGAATGGTTGCGCGTCGAGGCTGACGGCCTGGTCACGGTCGGTATCACCGACTTCGCGCAAGGCCACCTGGGCGACCTGGTGTTCGTGCAATTGCCGGAAGTGGGCGCCGAACTGGCCAAGGGCGATGAAGCAGCAGTGATCGAATCGGTCAAGGCCGCAAGTGAAATCATGATGCCGGTTGCCGGCGTGGTGACTGAAATTAATGAAACATTGGCCGATGAACCAGGCAAGATCAACGAAGATCCTCTGGGCGCGGGCTGGTTCTTCAAGATGAAAGTGAACGACGCGGCTGAGTTGAACAGTTTGATGGATGAAGCGGCTTACGCTGCCATGATCAAAGGCCAGGCTTAA
- a CDS encoding VOC family protein produces the protein MPSNQEKPSKFVWYDVMTSDTKAAETFYRSVVGWNMQDAGMDGPAYTVLSAGAIMVGGLMAIPEEASAMGAKPCWMGYIAVSDVDDYAARVTKAGGSIRRPPTDIPGVGRFAVAADPHGAGFFLFKGNSDAQPAPAAPDAPGHIGWHELHAGDQESAFAFYAGLFGWSKEEAIDMGPMGAYQTFSTGGPAVGGMMTKMPDMPAPCWLYYINVASIDAAVERVNEGGGKIIMGPHQVPGGSWIVQGFDPQGAMFSLVSAKR, from the coding sequence ATGCCGAGCAACCAGGAAAAACCCTCAAAATTCGTCTGGTACGACGTCATGACCAGCGACACCAAGGCCGCTGAAACCTTCTATCGCAGCGTAGTCGGCTGGAATATGCAGGACGCCGGCATGGACGGCCCCGCTTACACCGTACTTTCGGCCGGAGCCATCATGGTCGGCGGCCTTATGGCAATTCCGGAAGAAGCCAGCGCCATGGGCGCCAAACCTTGCTGGATGGGTTATATCGCGGTCAGCGATGTCGATGACTACGCGGCCCGTGTAACTAAAGCAGGCGGATCTATCCGCCGCCCGCCGACAGACATTCCCGGCGTCGGCCGCTTTGCCGTGGCAGCGGATCCGCACGGAGCCGGTTTCTTTCTCTTCAAAGGCAATAGCGATGCCCAGCCAGCGCCAGCAGCACCCGACGCGCCTGGCCATATCGGCTGGCACGAATTGCATGCCGGCGATCAGGAAAGCGCCTTCGCCTTCTACGCGGGCCTGTTCGGCTGGAGCAAGGAAGAAGCGATCGACATGGGGCCAATGGGCGCGTACCAGACTTTCTCCACCGGCGGCCCGGCGGTTGGCGGCATGATGACCAAGATGCCAGACATGCCTGCGCCGTGCTGGCTCTATTACATTAATGTCGCGAGCATCGACGCCGCCGTGGAGCGCGTCAACGAAGGCGGCGGCAAGATCATCATGGGGCCGCACCAGGTTCCCGGCGGCAGCTGGATCGTCCAGGGCTTCGATCCGCAGGGCGCCATGTTTTCGCTGGTGTCGGCAAAGCGCTAG
- a CDS encoding isochorismatase family protein encodes MAVTILDPNTALILIDLQQGILALPIVHPVQPVVQHASELAEAFRRHSAPVVLVTVTGAAPGRNEQVRNNGALPANWAELVPEVNQQPQDHTVSKKTWGAFTNTGLDQHLKQLGVTQVVIAGVATSIGVESTARQAQELGFHVTLAIDAMTDLNLDAHVNSITRIFPRLGETGSTQEIIALLDRSRA; translated from the coding sequence ATGGCAGTCACCATTCTTGATCCGAACACCGCGTTGATCCTTATCGATTTGCAGCAAGGCATTCTCGCTTTGCCTATCGTCCATCCGGTCCAGCCGGTGGTGCAGCATGCCAGCGAACTGGCGGAGGCGTTCCGCCGGCATAGTGCGCCGGTAGTGTTGGTGACTGTCACCGGCGCTGCGCCAGGGCGAAACGAACAAGTGCGCAACAACGGCGCGCTGCCGGCCAACTGGGCCGAACTGGTGCCAGAAGTGAACCAGCAACCGCAAGACCATACCGTCAGCAAGAAGACCTGGGGCGCATTCACCAACACCGGCCTCGACCAGCATCTCAAACAACTCGGCGTGACTCAGGTCGTTATTGCAGGTGTCGCTACCAGCATCGGCGTCGAGTCGACCGCGCGGCAGGCGCAAGAACTGGGCTTCCACGTCACACTGGCGATTGACGCCATGACCGATCTTAACCTCGATGCCCACGTTAACAGCATCACGCGGATTTTCCCGCGGCTGGGCGAAACCGGCAGCACCCAGGAGATCATCGCGCTGCTGGACCGCAGCCGCGCATGA
- a CDS encoding rhodanese-related sulfurtransferase, translating into MTTTIDKEIATSFATLSVTQIRAALLARKELALLDVREEAPFAEAHPLFAANLPLGRIELETHARIPRRDTLIVVYDDGEGLALPAAQRLLQLGYSAVHLLEGGLQGWRDAGGEIFRDVNAPSKAFGELVESQRHTPSLSAPEVKALLDAKADVVVLDARRFEEYNTMSIPGGISVPGAELVLRVRALAPRPETRVIVNCAGRTRSIIGSQSLINAGIPNPVSALRNGTIGWTLAGQQLEHGKTQRFSDHVHAETGSEQHIQAVASARQVADRAKVGRADLAASARWQQETGRTTYCLDVRTPEEYIAGHLPGFSSAPGGQLVQETDHVAPVRGGRIVLADDDGVRANMSASWLAQMGWEVHVLDGLQKADFSEAGLPRQALPPAPPFESVAAAQLAEWLKDNDPNSAGTVLLDFTSSANYVKQHIPGARFTLRSQLASALQQTPSAQRYVLTCGSSLLAGYAAGDLKQLTERPVFVLAGGTAAWIAAGLPLESGETALASPRIDRYRRPYEGTDNPVAAMQAYLDWEYGLVAQLAADGTHGFFVI; encoded by the coding sequence ATGACCACCACCATCGACAAAGAAATAGCTACTTCCTTCGCCACCCTCTCCGTCACGCAAATCCGCGCTGCACTATTGGCCCGCAAGGAACTGGCTTTGCTGGATGTACGCGAAGAGGCGCCATTTGCAGAAGCGCATCCGCTGTTTGCCGCCAACCTGCCGCTGGGGCGGATTGAACTGGAAACCCACGCTAGGATCCCGCGCCGCGACACTCTCATCGTCGTCTATGACGATGGCGAAGGCTTAGCGTTGCCAGCCGCGCAGCGTTTGCTGCAACTCGGCTATAGCGCCGTACATTTACTTGAAGGCGGCTTGCAAGGCTGGCGCGATGCCGGTGGCGAGATTTTCCGCGACGTCAACGCGCCCAGCAAAGCCTTTGGAGAACTGGTTGAATCGCAACGTCATACGCCTTCTTTGTCGGCGCCTGAAGTCAAAGCTTTATTAGATGCCAAGGCAGACGTGGTGGTGCTCGATGCGCGCCGCTTCGAGGAATACAACACAATGAGCATCCCCGGCGGGATCAGCGTGCCCGGCGCCGAACTGGTGTTGCGGGTACGCGCGCTGGCCCCACGCCCGGAAACCCGGGTGATCGTCAATTGCGCCGGGCGCACGCGCAGCATCATCGGCAGCCAGTCGCTGATTAACGCCGGCATTCCGAATCCAGTCAGCGCCCTGCGCAATGGCACGATAGGCTGGACCTTAGCCGGACAGCAACTGGAACACGGGAAAACGCAGCGATTCTCAGATCACGTGCACGCCGAGACAGGATCTGAACAGCATATCCAGGCAGTAGCGTCCGCCAGGCAAGTCGCAGATCGCGCGAAAGTCGGCCGGGCCGATCTCGCGGCATCAGCGCGCTGGCAGCAAGAGACCGGCCGCACTACCTATTGCCTTGACGTACGCACGCCGGAGGAATATATAGCTGGCCATTTGCCTGGCTTCAGCTCCGCACCCGGCGGTCAGCTGGTACAAGAAACAGATCACGTGGCGCCAGTGCGCGGCGGCCGCATCGTGCTAGCTGACGATGATGGTGTCCGCGCCAACATGAGCGCCTCATGGCTGGCGCAGATGGGTTGGGAAGTCCATGTGCTGGACGGATTGCAGAAGGCAGATTTCAGTGAGGCCGGCTTGCCACGGCAGGCATTGCCGCCAGCCCCGCCGTTCGAATCGGTGGCCGCCGCTCAGCTTGCTGAATGGTTAAAGGATAACGACCCTAACAGCGCCGGCACCGTGCTGCTCGACTTCACCAGCAGCGCCAACTACGTCAAACAGCACATTCCCGGCGCTCGCTTTACACTGCGTTCGCAACTGGCCTCGGCTCTACAACAAACGCCATCCGCGCAACGTTATGTCTTGACCTGTGGCAGTAGCCTGCTGGCGGGTTATGCCGCAGGCGACCTGAAACAGTTGACCGAGCGTCCTGTCTTTGTACTAGCAGGCGGCACGGCAGCATGGATTGCCGCCGGATTGCCGCTGGAATCCGGAGAAACCGCGTTGGCGTCGCCCCGTATCGACCGCTATCGCCGGCCATATGAAGGCACCGACAATCCGGTCGCCGCGATGCAAGCCTACCTGGACTGGGAATACGGCCTGGTAGCCCAATTGGCCGCGGACGGCACGCACGGTTTCTTCGTGATTTGA
- a CDS encoding cysteine dioxygenase, producing MSNIFPSPNPGRLRIFIRSLAALLDERPPEARLLHEGGALLQQLIAVDDWLPDVYTQAQPERYQQYLLHADSAERFSIVSFVWGPGQTTPIHDHTVWGLIGMLRGAEYSQAYKSSADGRLRPDGEPVKLLPGTVEAVSPTVGDIHQVRNAFADNVSVSIHVYGANIGAVKRSVYGEDGSRKSFISGYSNSHLPNIWDRSIELKNQ from the coding sequence ATGTCAAACATTTTTCCCTCCCCCAATCCTGGCCGGCTCCGCATTTTTATCCGGTCCCTGGCGGCGCTGCTCGACGAGCGGCCGCCCGAAGCCCGTCTCCTACACGAAGGCGGTGCACTGCTGCAACAACTGATCGCAGTGGACGACTGGCTGCCGGATGTCTATACACAGGCCCAACCCGAGCGTTACCAGCAATATCTGCTGCACGCCGATTCGGCTGAACGTTTTTCGATTGTCAGTTTCGTCTGGGGGCCGGGACAGACGACACCCATCCATGATCATACGGTATGGGGCCTGATCGGCATGTTGCGCGGAGCCGAATATTCGCAAGCCTACAAATCGTCTGCCGATGGCCGCTTGCGGCCGGATGGAGAGCCGGTCAAGCTGTTGCCGGGCACGGTTGAGGCGGTATCGCCGACCGTCGGCGATATCCATCAGGTACGCAATGCATTTGCGGATAACGTATCGGTCAGCATCCATGTTTATGGCGCCAACATCGGCGCGGTAAAACGTTCGGTGTATGGTGAGGATGGCAGCCGCAAATCCTTTATTTCCGGCTACTCCAACTCCCATCTGCCGAACATCTGGGACCGTTCCATCGAACTGAAAAACCAATGA
- the gcvT gene encoding glycine cleavage system aminomethyltransferase GcvT — protein MSDTSSAAASARTALYDLHLELGAKMVPFAGYDMPLQYPSGILKEHKHTRAEAGLFDVSHMGQLRLSGPDAAAALESLVPVDIVDLPANRQRYAVFTNPQGGILDDLMVSNGGDHLFLVVNAACKQQDTAHLRQHLAGRCEIEELTDRSLLALQGPAAAAVLARLAPESANNPAKMVFMQTGKVTLADAECFISRSGYTGEDGFEISVPNAQAEKLARLLLAQPEVAPIGLGARDSLRLEAGLCLYGHDMDVSTTPVEASLTWALSKVRRADGARAGGYPGAAQIEQHLAQGASRKRVGLLPLERMPVREGAELVDADGKVIGKVTSGGFGPTLDKPVAMGYVEAAFAKIGTPLHAMVRGKAVPVEVAAMPFTPARYFRG, from the coding sequence ATGAGTGATACCAGCAGCGCGGCAGCCTCGGCTCGCACCGCGCTTTATGATTTGCATCTGGAACTCGGCGCCAAGATGGTGCCGTTTGCCGGCTACGACATGCCGCTGCAATACCCGAGCGGCATTCTCAAGGAACATAAACACACCCGCGCCGAAGCCGGGCTGTTCGACGTTTCGCACATGGGCCAGCTGCGCCTGAGCGGGCCGGATGCCGCGGCGGCGCTGGAATCGCTGGTGCCGGTCGATATCGTCGACCTGCCAGCCAACCGCCAGCGTTACGCCGTATTTACCAATCCACAAGGCGGTATCCTGGATGACCTGATGGTCAGCAACGGCGGCGATCATCTGTTCCTGGTGGTGAACGCCGCTTGCAAGCAGCAAGACACCGCGCATTTGCGCCAGCACCTGGCTGGCCGTTGCGAGATTGAAGAGCTGACCGACCGCTCGTTATTGGCTTTGCAGGGCCCGGCTGCGGCAGCAGTGCTGGCGCGTCTGGCGCCTGAATCTGCAAATAACCCTGCAAAAATGGTCTTCATGCAAACCGGCAAAGTAACGCTGGCCGATGCCGAATGCTTCATCAGCCGTTCCGGCTATACCGGCGAAGATGGGTTCGAGATTTCCGTACCAAACGCCCAGGCTGAAAAGCTGGCGCGCTTGCTGTTGGCGCAGCCGGAAGTGGCACCTATCGGTCTCGGCGCGCGCGATTCTCTGCGCCTGGAAGCGGGCCTGTGCCTGTATGGTCACGATATGGATGTGTCGACCACGCCGGTTGAAGCCAGTCTGACTTGGGCCTTGTCAAAGGTGCGGCGCGCGGACGGTGCACGCGCTGGCGGCTATCCGGGCGCAGCGCAAATCGAACAGCATCTGGCGCAGGGTGCGAGCCGCAAGCGGGTCGGGTTGTTACCGCTGGAACGCATGCCGGTACGCGAAGGTGCGGAACTGGTGGATGCCGACGGCAAGGTGATCGGCAAGGTCACCAGTGGCGGCTTCGGGCCAACGCTGGATAAGCCGGTGGCGATGGGGTATGTCGAGGCGGCGTTCGCCAAAATCGGCACGCCATTACATGCCATGGTGCGTGGCAAGGCGGTGCCGGTCGAGGTCGCCGCCATGCCGTTCACGCCGGCGCGCTATTTCCGCGGGTAG
- a CDS encoding TauD/TfdA dioxygenase family protein — protein MSIVIDAPSPAVASSQEFEIKPVRGPLGAEITGLDLNMPLSGTELARIRSALVKYGLLVFREQRITPEQHIAFSRCFGSLQVHVLNHFHLHGHPEILIVSNVVENGKPIGLVDAGADWHSDLSYMPKPSLGSLLHAQELPAEQGDTLFANMFNAYDTLPADVKQLLEGRRAVHSYVYRYRRLQKLSPWRADLTQKQIDEVPEVEHPVIRVHPESGRKALFVSEGFTSHIIGLPKDESDALLRFLHEHTIRPENVYRHQWRARDMVFWDNRSTVHYAAITPQHLRRTLYRTTVEGDVPA, from the coding sequence ATGTCTATTGTCATTGATGCACCAAGCCCGGCCGTCGCTTCCTCTCAAGAGTTCGAGATCAAGCCTGTCCGCGGCCCGCTGGGCGCAGAAATCACCGGCCTGGATCTCAACATGCCGCTGTCCGGAACAGAACTGGCGCGCATCCGCTCGGCCCTGGTCAAGTATGGCCTGCTGGTATTTCGCGAACAGCGCATTACGCCGGAGCAGCACATCGCGTTCAGTCGCTGCTTTGGATCGCTGCAAGTCCATGTGCTGAACCACTTTCACCTGCACGGCCACCCCGAGATTCTGATCGTTTCCAATGTCGTCGAAAACGGCAAGCCGATTGGCCTGGTGGATGCAGGCGCCGACTGGCATTCTGACCTGTCGTACATGCCCAAGCCCAGCCTTGGCTCGTTGCTGCATGCGCAGGAATTACCTGCTGAACAAGGCGATACGCTGTTCGCCAATATGTTCAATGCCTATGACACGTTGCCCGCCGATGTCAAGCAACTACTGGAAGGCCGGCGTGCGGTCCACTCCTACGTTTACCGCTATCGCCGCTTGCAAAAATTATCCCCTTGGCGCGCCGACCTGACGCAAAAGCAGATCGACGAAGTGCCCGAGGTCGAACATCCGGTGATTCGCGTGCATCCTGAAAGCGGTCGCAAGGCGCTGTTTGTCAGCGAGGGTTTTACGTCGCACATCATCGGCTTGCCCAAGGATGAAAGCGATGCCTTGCTGCGCTTCCTGCATGAACACACGATTCGTCCCGAGAACGTCTACCGCCACCAATGGCGTGCGCGTGACATGGTGTTTTGGGATAATCGCAGCACAGTCCACTACGCTGCCATCACACCGCAGCATCTGCGCCGTACCCTTTACCGGACCACCGTCGAAGGCGACGTGCCGGCCTGA
- a CDS encoding MarR family winged helix-turn-helix transcriptional regulator, translated as MTTQEQANNPEATRAAVMAGELRVLLGQLSRRLREQSHAGDFTGSQKSVLLRLERDGPATVTTLARAEGVRPQSMGATVATLEAAGLVSGAADPADGRQTILSLTEDCREMFRVGRAAREDWLFRAIRTKFATAELEQLAASVELLKRLAEA; from the coding sequence ATGACCACTCAAGAACAAGCAAACAATCCCGAAGCCACGCGCGCAGCCGTCATGGCCGGAGAGTTGCGCGTCCTGCTCGGCCAGTTGAGCCGGCGGCTGCGCGAACAGAGCCATGCGGGAGATTTCACAGGCTCGCAGAAGTCGGTATTGCTCCGGCTGGAGCGCGACGGTCCCGCAACGGTCACCACGCTGGCGCGTGCGGAAGGCGTCCGGCCGCAATCGATGGGCGCCACCGTGGCGACGCTGGAAGCAGCGGGGCTGGTGAGCGGAGCGGCCGACCCGGCCGACGGTCGCCAAACCATTTTGTCGCTGACCGAAGATTGCCGCGAAATGTTCAGGGTCGGCCGGGCGGCGCGAGAGGACTGGCTGTTCCGCGCCATCCGCACAAAATTTGCAACGGCGGAACTGGAACAGCTCGCGGCCAGCGTCGAATTGCTGAAGCGCCTGGCCGAAGCCTAG
- the gcvP gene encoding aminomethyl-transferring glycine dehydrogenase, with the protein MTQSRPALEDLAQHADFIERHIGPDHTQQKAMLTMLGFDSIEALINKVVPSAILERNRLALGAPRSEAETLAALRQIASKNQLFKSHIGMGYYNCHTPTVILRNLLENPAWYTAYTPYQPEISQGRLEALLNFQTMITDLTGMEIANASLLDEATAAAEAMTFCQRLSKSKSNIFFVSQDCYPQTIDVLRTRAAPIGVEVVVGDHNKDLERLDCFGVLLQYPTLSGEIHDYADTVRVAHGKQALVVVAADLLALTLLTPPGEFGADVVIGSAQRFGVPLGYGGPHAAYFATLDTHKRVMPGRLVGVSIDSRGEPAYRLAMQTREQHIRREKATSNVCTAQVLLANIASMYAVYHGPQGLKTIAQRVHRLTAILAEGLRQLGHAIPVASFFDTLTVHTGGHTQDVHAAARSQMINLRPIDDGNVGIALDETTTRADVEALWSIFAIGKPLPAFDALEASAAEKIPAALERSSAYLTHPVFNSHHSETQMLRYLRALADKDLALDRSMIPLGSCTMKLNATTEMIPVTWPEFGSLHPFAPLNQALGYQQLVNDLEQMLCVCTGYDAVSLQPNAGSQGEYAGLLAIRAYHQSRGEGQRNICLIPSSAHGTNPATAHMAGMQVVVVQCDEQGNVNVGDLRAKADQHAGDLAALMITYPSTHGVFEEAIGEICEIVHAHGGQVYIDGANMNAMVGLCAPGKFGGDVSHLNLHKTFCIPHGGGGPGVGPIGVKSHLAPFLPGHRMMESGIAPVSAAPWGSASILPITWAYITLMGAQGLQQASEIAILNANYIVHRLAPHYPILYTGSNGLVAHEGIIDLRPLKDKTGITVEDVAKRLIDYGFHAPTMSFPVAGTLMIEPTESESKEELDRFCDAMIAIREEIRAVENGDIKAEQTALRHAPHTAQDLTDEWSREYSREQAVYPLKSLRKDKYWPPVGRIDNVYGDRNLVCSCPPMSDYE; encoded by the coding sequence ATGACACAATCACGGCCTGCTCTTGAAGATCTGGCGCAACACGCCGATTTCATTGAACGCCACATCGGCCCGGATCACACCCAACAAAAGGCCATGCTGACGATGCTCGGTTTCGATTCCATCGAAGCATTGATCAATAAAGTAGTCCCCAGCGCCATCCTGGAGCGCAATCGGCTCGCGCTAGGCGCACCGCGCAGCGAAGCGGAAACACTGGCGGCGCTGCGCCAGATCGCTAGCAAGAACCAGCTATTCAAGTCGCATATCGGCATGGGTTACTACAACTGCCATACACCGACCGTCATCTTGCGTAACCTGCTGGAAAATCCAGCCTGGTATACCGCGTACACGCCGTACCAGCCTGAAATTTCACAAGGCCGTCTGGAGGCGCTGCTGAATTTCCAGACCATGATTACCGACCTGACCGGGATGGAAATCGCCAACGCCTCTTTGCTGGATGAAGCCACGGCCGCGGCGGAAGCGATGACGTTCTGCCAGCGCCTGTCCAAGAGCAAGAGCAACATATTCTTCGTTTCGCAAGACTGCTACCCGCAAACCATCGACGTGCTGCGCACCCGCGCCGCGCCGATCGGCGTCGAGGTAGTGGTTGGCGATCACAATAAAGACCTGGAGCGGCTCGACTGCTTCGGCGTGCTGCTGCAATATCCGACATTAAGCGGTGAAATCCACGACTACGCCGACACCGTGCGCGTCGCGCATGGCAAGCAAGCGCTGGTTGTGGTCGCGGCTGATCTGCTGGCCTTGACGCTATTGACGCCACCGGGCGAATTCGGCGCCGATGTGGTGATCGGCAGCGCCCAGCGTTTCGGCGTGCCTCTCGGTTACGGCGGCCCGCACGCAGCGTATTTTGCAACCCTCGATACCCACAAGCGCGTGATGCCTGGCCGCCTGGTCGGCGTCTCCATCGACAGCCGCGGCGAGCCGGCTTACCGCCTGGCGATGCAGACCCGCGAACAGCATATCCGCCGCGAAAAAGCCACCAGCAATGTCTGCACTGCGCAGGTGCTGCTGGCGAATATCGCCAGCATGTATGCGGTTTACCATGGCCCGCAAGGCTTGAAAACGATTGCGCAGCGCGTGCATCGTCTCACCGCCATCCTGGCTGAAGGCTTGCGCCAGCTGGGGCACGCAATCCCGGTCGCCAGTTTCTTCGACACTCTCACTGTGCATACCGGTGGCCATACCCAGGACGTTCATGCGGCGGCGCGCAGCCAGATGATCAACCTGCGTCCGATTGACGACGGTAATGTCGGCATCGCTTTGGATGAAACGACGACCCGCGCCGATGTCGAAGCGTTGTGGAGTATCTTTGCGATCGGCAAGCCATTGCCGGCATTCGACGCGTTGGAAGCCAGCGCCGCCGAGAAGATTCCGGCCGCACTGGAACGCAGCAGCGCCTATCTGACGCATCCGGTATTCAACAGCCATCATTCCGAAACCCAGATGCTGCGCTATTTGCGTGCATTGGCAGACAAGGACCTAGCGCTGGACCGCAGCATGATTCCGCTGGGTTCTTGCACCATGAAGCTTAACGCCACCACTGAAATGATTCCGGTGACCTGGCCTGAATTCGGCTCACTGCATCCGTTTGCGCCGCTCAACCAGGCTTTGGGCTACCAGCAACTGGTGAACGACCTGGAGCAGATGCTGTGCGTGTGCACCGGTTACGATGCGGTATCGCTGCAGCCGAATGCCGGTTCGCAAGGCGAATATGCCGGCTTGCTGGCAATCCGCGCCTATCACCAGAGCCGCGGCGAAGGCCAGCGCAATATCTGCCTGATCCCGAGCTCCGCCCACGGCACCAATCCTGCTACCGCTCATATGGCCGGCATGCAGGTCGTTGTGGTGCAGTGCGACGAGCAGGGCAATGTCAATGTCGGCGACTTGCGCGCCAAGGCTGACCAGCATGCTGGCGACCTGGCTGCGCTGATGATTACCTATCCGTCTACTCATGGCGTGTTTGAAGAAGCGATTGGCGAGATCTGCGAAATCGTCCACGCACACGGCGGTCAGGTATACATCGACGGCGCCAACATGAATGCGATGGTCGGCCTGTGCGCACCGGGTAAATTCGGCGGCGACGTTTCTCACCTGAATCTGCACAAGACTTTCTGCATTCCGCATGGCGGCGGCGGACCGGGCGTAGGCCCGATCGGCGTCAAGAGCCACCTGGCGCCATTCCTGCCGGGCCATCGCATGATGGAGAGCGGTATTGCGCCGGTATCCGCGGCGCCGTGGGGCAGCGCCAGCATCCTGCCGATTACCTGGGCCTATATCACCTTGATGGGCGCCCAGGGCCTGCAGCAGGCCAGCGAGATTGCCATTCTCAATGCTAACTACATCGTGCACCGTCTGGCGCCGCATTATCCGATCCTCTACACCGGCAGCAACGGGCTGGTGGCGCATGAAGGCATCATCGACCTGCGGCCGCTGAAGGACAAGACCGGTATCACGGTGGAGGACGTCGCCAAGCGTCTGATCGATTACGGCTTCCACGCACCGACCATGTCGTTCCCGGTCGCCGGCACATTGATGATCGAGCCGACCGAAAGCGAATCCAAGGAAGAGTTGGACCGCTTCTGTGACGCCATGATCGCCATCCGCGAAGAAATCCGCGCAGTCGAAAACGGTGACATCAAGGCAGAACAGACAGCCTTGCGCCATGCGCCGCATACCGCGCAGGACCTGACTGACGAATGGTCGCGGGAGTACTCGCGCGAGCAGGCGGTGTATCCGCTGAAATCGCTGCGCAAGGATAAGTACTGGCCGCCGGTCGGACGTATCGACAATGTGTACGGCGACCGTAACCTGGTTTGCTCCTGCCCGCCGATGTCGGACTACGAGTAA
- a CDS encoding iron-containing redox enzyme family protein, which translates to MSYSTVANSQTTEVVHGANLHHDVYESIRRPDLDLPLDTIVSFLVADPELENRFDNDRELFNLLMTKVRSTLATALATNDDDALCVVHRTLFVLLDMHVASATSFAAANQSNHYLQQMRNEIERAWLASSDSSPLARIGANMPLTDALRALWNEHTVSNHPLFDYLETTASHGQFVDFFRSDAALNIRFFDLIALILVGSDEITRKELVQNLWDESGNGNSTRSHVNLFRKLLDMVGADNVEDNHASSLGWQGLAGHNLFMLTCLQRKHYFKAIGIMAITELLDPRQYEKLVHGCHRIGLGKDGEVDYYKEHISIDIVHAQGWLENVIVPLDAKYPEARGEILQGAMLRLNTCQDYYDALLEMLQTHSSVVHQA; encoded by the coding sequence ATGAGTTATTCAACCGTAGCTAATTCGCAAACCACAGAAGTGGTTCATGGAGCGAATCTTCATCATGACGTCTATGAAAGCATCCGGCGGCCGGATCTCGATCTCCCCCTTGATACGATTGTTTCTTTCCTGGTAGCAGATCCAGAACTTGAAAATCGCTTCGACAATGACCGCGAACTGTTCAATCTCTTAATGACAAAAGTCCGTTCGACTCTGGCGACGGCGCTGGCTACAAATGACGATGATGCACTTTGCGTCGTGCACCGGACACTGTTCGTTCTACTGGATATGCATGTGGCGTCGGCCACCAGTTTTGCTGCAGCCAACCAATCCAATCATTATCTGCAGCAAATGCGCAATGAAATCGAGCGGGCCTGGCTGGCTTCCAGCGATTCTTCGCCATTGGCGCGTATCGGGGCCAATATGCCGCTCACCGATGCCTTGCGCGCTCTCTGGAATGAGCACACGGTCTCCAATCATCCTTTGTTCGACTATCTGGAAACTACCGCTTCGCATGGACAGTTCGTCGATTTTTTCCGCAGCGATGCAGCGCTCAATATCCGTTTCTTTGACCTGATCGCGTTGATTCTGGTTGGCTCCGACGAAATCACCCGCAAGGAACTGGTGCAGAATTTGTGGGATGAGTCGGGTAACGGTAACTCCACCAGAAGCCACGTCAACCTGTTTCGCAAGCTGCTGGATATGGTCGGCGCTGATAACGTTGAAGACAATCATGCCTCATCGCTGGGCTGGCAAGGCCTGGCGGGGCACAACCTGTTCATGCTGACCTGCCTGCAACGCAAGCATTACTTCAAGGCAATCGGCATCATGGCGATCACTGAATTGCTCGATCCGCGCCAGTATGAAAAGCTGGTGCATGGCTGTCATCGCATCGGCCTGGGCAAGGACGGTGAAGTCGACTACTACAAGGAGCACATCAGCATTGATATCGTCCATGCGCAAGGTTGGCTGGAAAACGTGATTGTGCCGCTGGATGCGAAGTATCCTGAAGCGCGCGGTGAAATCCTGCAAGGCGCGATGTTGCGCCTGAATACCTGCCAGGACTACTACGATGCGTTGCTTGAAATGCTGCAAACACATTCTTCAGTAGTGCACCAGGCTTAA